The Anopheles marshallii chromosome X, idAnoMarsDA_429_01, whole genome shotgun sequence genome includes a window with the following:
- the LOC128718142 gene encoding atrophin-1-like: MIDNGYSYVTRDNLRYTELNDGRSYAQMGTLSSPPAMANRGLSEYDSSAVHLANHRPYDPAPQTAFERYDTAYAPQRTALYPAAAYGYTQPTIIDEEQKYLGADSNPHTTDVQQPQTHPHHHLGLGGPTAPDARTHHTMMKVEMDESAGPIYPRPIYHYDPSTCGAMPPGFSAINLSVKESSPPLPPSYKTGPGSPSPNGRRVGDERGNKISSTSPEPQVSPTGGRRNSSPQASLDLSSNNSGGTSPQFPNRQSTNINTNTNTSSSGNTSNTNSNAVYTSEVSESRPAEVNANEYGNTAERPLGMGFARPQPPSASYSRESTPDSGGSYYADSYRDQSGYSPHTSYGMVVQPDYSNGYPSYAPNAYQYSGPYASSLGTTVYPPTVPTSYPASSSSSFVTPPSLGQHIAPHDNLLKAGSFLCSLTGYQRLERPQFPSQSQELKCPTPGCDGSGHATGNYSSHRSLSGCPRASKPKSKPRDGQESEPLRCPIPGCDGSGHSTGKFLSHRSASGCPIAFRNKMHILENGGTIEQAKAAMAQAAAGKFEPFTCPTPGCDGNGHVDGTFGTHRTVASCPTAQGPGQAPSSKKPRYGDSDTGVLGGLGPVASKSFNDLATGYSQSVKGSLMSGPGPLLVGAPPPPPAQGPPSTLGVLTSGGGVAPGATSGLLAGLGHPVPGVHVHGVPGVIGVGGPTTVPNHCGPGTEHHTAPTDRAGNPVGNGAPNPTTNHPTGTVSGGITGTADPAGGVPPDNGAGVASEDILALDEEITELKRENARVELQMLRLKSNINAMESQLNNNNHEPKLLEIGTRGIT; this comes from the exons ATGATCGACAACGGGTATTCGTACGTGACGCGGGACAATCTACGTTACACCGAGCTAAACGATGGCCGTTCCTACGCCCAGATGGGTACGCTATCCTCCCCGCCGGCAATGGCGAACCGGGGTCTGTCCGAGTATGACAGTTCGGCCGTGCATCTGGCCAACCATCGGCCGTACGATCCGGCACCGCAGACCGCATTCGAGCGGTACGATACCGCCTATGCACCGCAGCGTACCGCACTGTATCCGGCGGCAGCGTACGGCTACACGCAACCGACGATCATCGACGAGGAGCAGAAGTACCTCGGTGCGGACAGTAACCCACACACGACCGACGTGCAGCAGCCGCAAACGCACCCGCACCACCATCTCGGGCTCGGTGGTCCGACCGCACCGGACGCCCGCACCCATCACACGATGATGAAGGTCGAGATGGATGAGAGTGCCGGCCCGATCTATCCCCGGCCGATCTATCACTACGATCCATCCACGTGCGGTGCGATGCCGCCCGGCTTTTCCGCGATCAATCTGAGCGTGAAGGAGTCGAGCCCGCCACTACCACCGTCGTACAAGACGGGCCCCGGTTCGCCTTCACCAAACGGGCGGCGGGTAGGAGATGAGAGGGGGAATAAGATATCGTCCACCAGTCCAGAGCCGCAGGTCAGCCCGACCGGTGGCCGCCGTAACAGTAGTCCGCAGGCATCACTAGACCTGAGCTCCAATAATAG CGGTGGTACGAGTCCACAGTTCCCGAATCGCCAGAGCACGAacatcaacaccaacaccaacaccagcagcagtggaaatacgagcaacaccaacagcaacgcTGTGTATACGAGCGAGGTAAGCGAAAGCCGTCCGGCGGAGGTGAACGCGAACGAGTACGGCAACACTGCGGAACGTCCGCTCGGTATGGGTTTTGCACGGCCCCAACCACCCTCAGCATCCTACAGCAGAGAGTCAACGCCTGATAGCGGGGGATCGTACTATGCCGACAGCTATCGCGATCAGAGCG GATACAGTCCGCACACAAGCTACGGAATGGTGGTACAACCGGACTATTCCAACGGTTATCCTAGCTACGCACCGAACGCTTACCAGTACAGTGGACCGTATGCGAGTTCGCTCGGCACCACCGTCTATCCGCCGACCGTACCGACGAGCTATCCGGCCAGCTCCAGCTCCAGCTTCGTGACACCGCCCTCCCTCGGACAGCATATAGCGCCACACGATAACCTGCTGAAGGCTGG TTCTTTCCTGTGCAGTCTGACCGGCTACCAGCGTCTCGAGCGACCTCAGTTTCCGTCACAGTCACAGGAACTCAAGTGTCCGACACCAGGGTGCGATGGGTCGGGCCATGCAACCGGGAACTACTCGTCACACCGCAGTCTATCCGGCTGTCCGAGAGCATCCAAGCCGAAAAGCAAACCCCGGGATGGACAGGAATCGGAACCATTAAG ATGTCCTATTCCTGGGTGTGATGGTTCGGGTCACTCTACGGGAAAGTTCCTCTCGCATCGCAG CGCGTCCGGTTGTCCAATTGCGTTCCGCAACAAGATGCACATCCTGGAGAATGGTGGCACGATCGAGCAGGCGAAGGCCGCGATGGCGCAGGCGGCAGCCGGCAAGTTTGAACCGTTCACCTGTCCGACGCCGGGCTGCGACGGTAATGGGCATGTCGATGGTACGTTCGGCACCCACCGCACCGTCGCCAGCTGCCCAACGGCACAGGGCCCGGGACAGGCACCGTCCAGCAAGAAGCCACGGTACGGCGACTCCGACACCGGCGTGCTCGGTGGGCTCGGTCCGGTTGCGTCCAAGTCCTTCAACG ACCTAGCGACCGGCTACAGCCAGAGTGTTAAGGGCAGCCTGATGTCTGGTCCCGGTCCGCTTCTGGTGGGGGCCCCACctccgccaccggcacagggACCTCCGTCTACGCTCGGGGTCCTAACGTCCGGTGGCGGTGTGGCACCGGGCGCTACGTCCGGGCTGCTCGCCGGTCTCGGACACCCAGTACCGGGCGTGCACGTCCACGGCGTCCCGGGCGTGATCGGTGTCGGTGGCCCCACCACCGTTCCAAACCATTGCGGTCCGGGTACGGAACACCATACCGCGCCAACCGACCGTGCGGGAAATCCCGTCGGTAATGGTGCGCCGAACCCGACCACCAACCATCCGACCGGCACCGTCAGTGGAGGCATCACCGGCACCGCCGACCCAGCTGGAGGTGTCCCACCGGACAATGGGGCCGGCGTCGCATCCGAGGACATACTGGCGCTGGACGAGGAGATCACCGAGCTTAAGCGGGAGAATGCGCGCGTTGAGCTGCAGATGCTGCGGCTCAAGTCGAACATTAACGCGATGGAGTCGCaactgaacaacaacaaccacgagCCGAAGCTGCTCGAGATTGGGACGCGTGGGATCACATGA